A region from the Helicoverpa armigera isolate CAAS_96S chromosome 6, ASM3070526v1, whole genome shotgun sequence genome encodes:
- the LOC110376965 gene encoding E3 ubiquitin-protein ligase lubel isoform X3: MVTSVESGHNFFLEKMLKGRGRDPRGVTSPPPAHLASVLRPPAHAHAAMRPTTPTMHRGPALRPEPDYEVVEFPSEQYVNAKIQPPPPPPPRPPTGHPVDAGASCGLCGGGGARVRCAECGRRALCASCDDMYHRHPKRRHHQRQALSPSQLREERPPLPPKAAPPVPPPRKHKISGDRMSASPKPPVLDQRRATLSSPRHVSMMMGAHSQGPPLSPGNHISPQHAQQQIPLHLQAKLTTTPTPHHLGSMPFLPTNMHMNGAPHAPGQGQQSNTLSHTHINAAWNRPRGSLQGFGVQPNMAMPTEQWDNSDNMGPTMHSWGRPLRRGASVLELGGGAVSGCAGCAHCAPVPWRYGSCASLDHPWANTNPGWAPSCCPPGHPNQNMPPHQHPHLHQPQTPQPYRRVESRAVSRVASRAGSRAASPAMSVRSRTSRRTKHRTPSPPPLPSSDADSESESDSDHDLPAKQQEKAEDSLGPAPPPPNSTWQCEHCTYVNEPGVRVCAICCRTPVTVPKTITTDITENVERLKITHTQSPSPARVTEEPRFARDAEKSKTRSKKERTSTGCGPSPPREGNIAKKSINRLVTPTRESSTNNHNQDKLQSRHDMAVGPSPPREVRNGTRHEMSTDMSPPRDTNKTMRVSPFRDSRNSPRPEVPKRHSISVGPSPPREDTYVNAPVRNSQNVQKKSTGTSPPKDVAVEQRSSSAATNRTNVSNTGTSPPPQSISTQTYEVPNTNAWERAPSVSRSRPRRRFRDDSRRERSQSRHSMSSDTRESDRSIRTAGPSNRWEWRERDSSPGDWGDNYSRLSRRASHLDLRRSRPNRRSTYYGSEAPSPERQPTTRAISLEALAGAGAKREAERGMELAQLMSEAESLGFSAAEVQAALTQSPASPLAWLRERWPSLCAGVRAAAARLAPTAAITELEARAALARHRGAMWPAVTECVERHRRKAEMIGVGEEGRLRGHVWGSPVGADDDAVPPRSSSRQSHRMRAEDSSDEFEAPTPPIFQEDDWMYLPLNVNLDDYDRETNVQPNTVNNQKITESKDDVVKKIKTLLQEAGVPAIDENLLLRGLLSNNNLNMKTPQVDLIQSENDFIDAYNALTRSSPLPNIDKATTKTNILNENQFQLQNELKQVAVVNKNETKNHTPIPSDEITSQRIQQQQQMDTPDNNKQKPKIANSKQITKKKDDIPLETQQAEQKVENSEVNIIIQKSSHSEQNLSNSTDQNRSKLILEYNGSNIPENPNKAEDRNSENNVLRPTEDKSNNLTDIVDNTQRLIQQMKEEINSDINSIDGRTISQSESESGSDESSDEQESSYSESEERTDHITSDEKEVTSSEDEEPSEKPQAAQYVTSSEENDNFEEALDHVENQLEDFKHANIEMLDSIARTLQEEHTITLELNETQQQNVSKPLKEDVNNNLFNAVNSFEEIYEELNSQNNVDKSSNNEQMKTQNNENNYQNIELFAKEAVILSVIKPIASTQLVISENINPVFNAVLENIEVQENNAVIENLEKKSQEVIEPASLNEGDNTQLDSDNAQIDENVSPDDLMPDSDTLVHAVEPQEILLENGDNDQVKTLHANEINSYTEDSLQINPLTETEKADSPRNDKNIVSEQIPFDSPTDNSNVKNSIANKSSIPKLIRILPNVKSKSDKASPKLIVSKVPVRRTSLKQYPAPAPPKSHFGNIQSGHVKQLQTRLFNNKATPSKPVATTSEMPVVQATTSTLHKKKPAPLPPLKHNLEKQLSPPKTTTPPKEKKPFFRETCRTEDEWTDSDSENSQVQIIRPTEEPKHSPPSPPPPITVRRVSGQIIDLAKVRLPEGSPERQARMLLAEGATETWEQAQLAVELISQGADTPAALLAALECIDMSSALAYLYQDCELCASRLPEHEMVSMLRCTHRCCRECAHHYFTVQITERSIADCVCPYCKLPELESLPEDAWLEYFAHLDILLKTLLEIDVHELFQRKLRDRTLARDPNFRWCMECSSGFFVHPKQKKIRCPECRSISCATCRKPWNTNHEGLTCEQYTAWLEDNDPERSVTAIQQHLRDNGLECPRCHFKYSLSRGGCMHFTCTQCKYEFCYGCGKPFTMGARCGLSEYCAKLGLHAHHPRNCLFYLRDKEPHELQTLLQMNNVTYETNAADGSTGRCPVQLQRETPTGLVDGTCGSEVPANFAGLCKNHYLEYLSRLVRRCNIDPLPILGIDDLETLVKRAALRPPPRPYGSLDGLYKRGLIEIVKEKIPLD, from the exons atggTTACCTCCGTGGAATCAGGACACAACTTCTTTTTAGAAA AGATGCTGAAGGGTCGCGGGCGGGACCCGCGCGGCGTGACGTCGCCGCCGCCGGCGCACCTCGCCAGCGTGCTGCGGCCGCCCGCGCACGCGCACGCAGCGATGCGACCCACCACGCCGACCATGCACCGAGGGCCGGCGCTCAGGCCCGAACCCGACTATGAGGTGGTGGAGTTCCCAAGTGAACAATACGTCAATGCGAAGATACagccgccaccgccgccgcccccGCGACCACCGACAG GTCACCCGGTCGACGCAGGCGCATCGTGTGGGctgtgcggcggcggcggagcgCGCGTGCGCTGCGCTGAGTGCGGGCGCCGCGCGCTCTGCGCCTCCTGCGACGACATGTACCACCGGCACCCCAAGCGCAGGCATCATCAGCGACAG gCGTTATCACCATCGCAATTACGAGAAGAAAGGCCACCACTTCCGCCGAAGGCAGCGCCACCTGTGCCGCCGCCGCGTAAACATAAG ATAAGCGGAGATAGAATGAGCGCTAGTCCGAAGCCGCCCGTACTGGATCAACGAAGAGCAACACTAAGCTCACCGCGCCACGTGTCCATGATGATGGGGGCACATAGTCAGGGGCCTCCTCTGTCTCCTGGCAACCACATCTCGCCTCAACATGCTCAGCAGCAGATACCCCTGCATCTTCAAGCTAAACTTACCACGACGCCGACACCGCACCACCTCGGCAGTATGCCATTCCTGCCAACCAATATGCATATGAATGGTGCACCGCATGCTCCTGGACAAGGACAACAATCCAATACTCTTTCACACACTCACATAAATGCAGCTTGGAACCGCCCTCGGGGATCACTACAGGGTTTTGGAGTTCAACCGAACATG gctATGCCAACCGAGCAATGGGACAATTCAGACAACATGGGTCCCACTATGCACAGTTGGGGTCGACCTCTGCGTCGGGGTGCATCCGTGCTGGAACTTGGCGGCGGTGCTGTGTCAGGTTGCGCCGGCTGCGCTCACTGCGCCCCCGTGCCCTGGCGGTATGGTAGCTGTGCCAGTCTCGACCACCCCTGGGCGAACACTAACCCTGGATGGGCACCTTCTTGCTGCCCACCTGGTCATCCAAATCAAAACATGCCACCACACCAACACCCACATCTACACCAACCACAAACACCTCAGCCTTATAGAAGAG TTGAAAGTCGTGCAGTTTCTCGTGTTGCATCACGTGCTGGATCCCGGGCAGCGTCTCCAGCTATGAGTGTACGATCCCGAACATCTAGACGCACGAAGCATCGCACGCCATCACCGCCGCCATTGCCGTCTAGCGATGCCGATTCAGAGAGCGAAAGCGACAGTGACCATGACCTTCCTGCCAAGCAACAAGAGAAGGCAGAAGATTCTTTGGGACCCGCCCCTCCACCACCTAATTCAACTTGGCAATGCGAGCACTGCACGTATGTGAACGAGCCCGGCGTTCGAGTGTGTGCTATCTGCTGCCGTACACCTGTTACTGTTCCTAAAACGATTACCACGGATATTACTGAAAATGTTGAAAGACTGAAAATCACTCATACTCAATCTCCATCACCTGCACGTGTCACTGAGGAGCCCCGGTTTGCGCGAg ATGCAGAAAAATCTAAAACGAGATCTAAGAAGGAACGCACATCTACCGGATGCGGGCCATCACCACCTCGAGAAGGAAATATTGCTAAGAAGTCAATAAACCGACTCGTTACACCAACGAGAGAATCGAGTACTAACAATCATAATCAAGACAAACTGCAAAGTAGACACGATATGGCTGTAGGACCTTCACCACCTCGAGAAGTTAGAAATGGCACGAGACATGAAATGAGCACCGACATGTCTCCTCCACgagacacaaacaaaacaatgcgAGTTTCACCTTTTCGCGATAGTAGGAATTCGCCGCGGCCTGAGGTACCAAAGCGCCACAGCATATCGGTGGGGCCTTCACCACCAAGGGAGGACACTTATGTTAACGCACCAGTGAGAAATTCTCAAAATGTCCAAAAAAAGTCCACTGGGACTTCTCCGCCTAAAGACGTTGCTGTTGAGCAGCGATCTTCATCGGCAGCCACTAACAGAACGAATGTATCTAATACTGGCACCTCTCCACCTCCACAAAGTATTTCCAcacag ACATATGAAGTTCCCAATACAAACGCTTGGGAACGCGCGCCCTCCGTGTCAAGATCTCGACCGAGGAGACGGTTCCGAGACGATAGTAGGAGAGAACGGTCTCAAAGCAGACATTCGATGTCAAGCGATACTCGT GAAAGCGATCGTAGCATCCGGACAGCTGGCCCAAGTAACAGATGGGAGTGGCGCGAACGTGACAGCAGCCCTGGAGACTGGGGTGATAACTACAGTCGCTTGTCCCGCCGCGCATCACATCTCGATCTACGCCGCTCACGCCCTAATCGTCGCTCTACATATTATGGCTCCGAG GCACCATCACCAGAGCGACAACCTACAACTCGGGCCATTTCGCTAGAAGCTCTTGCTGGAGCCGGAGCTAAGCGAGAAGCGGAAAGAGGGATGGAACTAGCGCAACTAATGAGTGAAGCTGAATCGCTAGGTTTCAGCGCTGCTGAAGTGCAAGCAGCACTAACACAAAGTCCAGCATCGCCACTGGCTTGGTTGCGAGAACGTTGGCCGAGTCTGTGCGCAGGCGTGCGTGCTGCCGCCGCACGTCTTGCACCTACAGCTGCCATCACTGAATTGGAAGCTAGGGCAGCTCTCGCTAGACATAGAGGAGCTATGTGGCCGGCTGTGACAGAATGTGTCGAAAGACACAGACGAAAG GCGGAGATGATAGGCGTCGGAGAAGAAGGAAGACTACGAGGGCATGTCTGGGGTTCCCCTGTGGGAGCAGATGACGACGCAGTTCCACCACGCTCTTCATCCCGCCAATCTCACCGCATGCGCG CAGAAGATAGTTCAGATGAGTTTGAAGCACCGACACCACCCATATTCCAAGAGGATGACTGGATGTATTTACCGCTAAACGTGAATTTAGATGATTACGACAGAGAAACTAATGTACAACCAAATACagtaaataatcaaaaaataactGAAAGCAAAGATGATGTcgtcaaaaaaatcaaaacacttCTCCAAGAAGCAGGAGTTCCTGCCATTGATGAAAATTTGCTGTTACGTGGATTGCTGTCTAATAATAACTTGAATATGAAGACACCACAGGTTGATTTAATCCAATCCGAAAATGATTTTATAGACGCCTACAATGCACTAACAAGGTCAAGCCCATTACCTAATATAGATAAAGCTACCAccaaaactaatattttaaatgaaaaccaATTTCAATtgcaaaatgaattaaaacaagttgcagttgtaaataaaaatgaaactaaaaatCATACACCAATCCCTTCTGATGAAATTACATCGCAACGCATACAGCAGCAACAGCAAATGGACACGCCtgataataacaaacaaaaaccgAAGATAGCAAAcagtaaacaaataacaaaaaaaaaagatgatatACCTTTAGAAACACAACAAGCGGAACAAAAAGTTGAAAACTCGGAAGTTAACATTATCATACAGAAAAGTTCGCATAGTGAGCAGAATCTGAGTAATTCAACTGATCAAAACCgatctaaattaattttagaatacaATGGATCAAACATTCCAGAAAATCCTAACAAAGCTGAAGATAGAAATTCAGAAAACAACGTTCTCAGACCAACGGAAGATAAATCGAACAACCTTACAGACATAGTCGACAACACACAAAGACTTATTCAACAAATGAAGGAAGAAATAAACTCTGATATTAATTCCATAGATGGAAGAACAATATCACAAAGTGAATCCGAATCCGGCTCTGATGAATCAAGTGATGAACAAGAATCAAGTTATAGTGAATCTGAAGAAAGAACAGACCATATAACCTCAGATGAAAAAGAAGTCACAAGTTCTGAAGACGAGGAGCCCTCTGAAAAACCACAAGCTGCACAATATGTCACAAGTTCTGaggaaaatgataattttgaaGAAGCTTTAGATCATGTAGAAAACCAATTAGAAGATTTTAAACATGCAAACATTGAAATGCTAGATTCGATTGCTCGTACATTACAAGAAGAGCATACTATTACATTAGAGTTAAATGAAACACAGCAACAGAATGTTTCAAAGCCCCTGAAAGAAGATgtaaataacaatttgtttaatgCTGTAAATAGTTTTGAGGAAATTTATGAAGAACTAAACAGTCAAAATAATGTTGACAAAAGCAGTAATAATGAACAAATGAAAACACAGAACAACGAAAATAACTATCAAAACATAGAATTGTTTGCAAAAGAGGCGGTGATTTTGTCCGTAATAAAACCAATAGCTTCGACTCAATTAGTAATATCAGAAAATATAAACCCTGTCTTTAATGCCGTCCTAGAAAACATAGAAGTACAAGAAAATAATGCTGTCATTGAAAATTTAGAAAAGAAATCACAAGAAGTAATAGAACCGGCATCATTAAATGAAGGAGATAATACTCAACTAGATTCAGACAACGCTCAAATTGATGAAAATGTTTCTCCGGATGACCTGATGCCTGATTCCGATACATTGGTTCACGCAGTTGAACCACAAGAAATTCTACTTGAAAATGGAGATAATGATCAAGTTAAAACTTTACACGCTAATGAAATCAACTCATATACTGAAGATTCGTTACAAATTAATCCATTGACGGAAACTGAGAAAGCAGATAGTCCtcgtaatgataaaaatatcgTGTCGGAACAAATTCCATTCGATTCACCGACTGATAACAGCAATGTTAAAAACTCTATAGCAAATAAGTCTAGTATACCAAAACTGATAAGGATCTTGCCTAATGTAAAGTCCAAGAGCGATAAAGCATCTCCAAAACTAATTGTTTCTAAGGTTCCAGTACGTCGAACATCTCTTAAACAATATCCCGCCCCGGCTCCCCCTAAATCGCATTTTGGTAACATTCAAAGTGGTCATGTGAAGCAATTGCAAACTAGACTTTTTAACAACAAGGCGACTCCTTCTAAACCGGTTGCTACAACATCGGAAATGCCAGTAGTACAAGCAACAACTTCAACGTTACACAAGAAAAAACCAGCTCCTCTTCCacctttaaaacataatttagagAAACAGCTCTCGCCACCTAAGACGACCACTCCTCCTAAAGAAAAAAAGCCATTTTTCCGCGAAACCTGTCGCACAGAAGATGAATGGACCGATAGCGATTCTGAAAACTCACAAGTTCAGATCATAAGGCCAACTGAAGAACCAAAACATTCACCGCCATCTCCACCTCCACCAATAACCGTGAGAAGGGTTTCTGGTCAAATCATTGATTTAGCAAAAGTGAGACTTCCAGAAGGTTCACCAGAG AGGCAAGCCCGCATGCTACTCGCTGAGGGAGCAACAGAGACGTGGGAGCAGGCCCAGCTTGCTGTAGAGCTAATATCACAGGGCGCTGACACACCAGCTGCCCTGTTAGCAGCGCTAGAATGCATTGACATGTCATCTGCTCTTGCTTATTTATACCAAGACTGCGAACTATGTGCGTCTCGACTTCCAGAGCATGAG ATGGTGTCAATGTTGCGTTGCACTCATCGTTGTTGTCGAGAATGTGCTCACCATTATTTCACCGTACAAATAACTGAGAGAAGTATTGCTGACTGCGTATGTCCGTATTGTAAACTACCAGAATTGGAAAGTCTCCCTGAAGACGCCTGGCTTGAATATTTTGCACATTTGGACATACTTTTGAAAACTCTGCTGGAAATAGATGTTCACGAGTTGTTTCAGCGAAAG TTACGAGACCGGACTTTAGCTCGAGATCCAAACTTCAGATGGTGTATGGAATGCTCGTCAGGATTTTTCGTTcatccaaaacaaaagaaaatacgcTGTCCAGAATGTCGATCGATAAGTTGCGCAACTTGCAGAAAACCG TGGAATACCAATCATGAGGGTCTGACTTGTGAACAATACACAGCGTGGCTGGAAGACAACGATCCTGAACGCTCTGTTACGGCAATACAACAGCATTTACGAGATAACGGACTTGAGTGTCCACGATGCCACTTTAAGTACTCTCTGTCCAG GGGCGGCTGCATGCATTTCACATGTACTCAATGCAAGTACGAGTTCTGTTACGGCTGTGGGAAGCCATTCACAATGGGTGCAAGATGTGGCCTTAGTGAATACTGCGCCAAGCTAGGACTTCACGCCCATCACCCCCGCAACTGTCTGTTTTATTTAAGAGACAAGGAACCACATGAGCTGCAAACTTTACTTCAG ATGAACAACGTTACATATGAGACAAATGCGGCGGACGGCAGCACCGGGCGCTGTCCCGTGCAACTGCAACGAGAAACACCTACTGGACTCGTGGATGGCACTTGCGGTAGCGAAGTTCCAGCTAACTTTGCAGGGCTCTGCAA GAACCATTACCTGGAATACCTGAGTCGATTGGTCCGTCGTTGCAACATCGACCCACTTCCGATCCTGGGCATAGACGACCTCGAGACGCTGGTGAAGCGCGCCGCGCTCCGGCCGCCGCCTCGGCCCTACGGCTCGCTAGACGGCCTCTACAAGCGAGGCCTCATTGAG ATAGTCAAAGAGAAGATTCCACTGGATTAA